A genomic region of Anopheles coustani chromosome 3, idAnoCousDA_361_x.2, whole genome shotgun sequence contains the following coding sequences:
- the LOC131260402 gene encoding uncharacterized protein LOC131260402 translates to MKPLAVALLLATAIVSVSQAAKFPASFSRCKQEDGTCLLEAITATFRNFYKGVPEIGLVPLDPLRIDKMDIVQGDGPINIVLNFRKVDLTGFREAEIKKASGFTPNPTKMELNLLVPVASLVGGYKINGKVLILPIQGEGSSNMTMANCDISLKWTGKLVEKSGKQFYQIDKFKVHFDTTRFYMDFTNLFNGDKALGDNMNVFLNDNWQDILKELKPAIAAAFTQIFESVIGNVFSKVPYSELYLAKLPERFTNLIVGHYLVSGFFFVTDIKNQKANMQASVAVLIVGTLLAPGSGLKLPPSYTRCNPGDDPCITQAITNTFHNFKDGVPALGLASLDPLRIDAMDIVQGDGPVAIELNFKDVDISGFKDVIVKKAKGFTESPHVMEMNLLLPVTSLIGKYKINGKVLILPIQGEGHSNMTMVNCDFTMKWNGALEKRSNGKEYYKMNKIKATLDTTRFYMQLTNLFNGDKLLGDNMNQFLNDNWEDILKELKPAIIASFTNIFRAIIVNVFENVPYNELFLSKA, encoded by the exons ATGAAGCCCCTTGCAGTTGCCCTACTATTGGCCACCGCCATCGTCAGCGTTAGCCAGGCCGCTAAATTCC CTGCCTCCTTTTCGCGCTGCAAACAGGAGGATGGCACCTGTCTACTGGAAGCCATAACGGCTACTTTCCGGAATTTCTACAAGGGTGTGCCGGAGATCGGGCTGGTGCCGCTGGATCCGCTACGGATCGACAAGATGGACATCGTGCAGGGCGACGGACCGATTAACATCGTGTTAAACTTCCGGAAGGTGGATCTAACCGGATTCCGGGAAGCCGAGATTAAGAAAGCCAG CGGATTTACTCCCAACCCAACCAAAATGGAACTCAACTTGCTCGTTCCGGTGGCATCGCTCGTCGGTGGCTACAAGATCAACGGCAAAGTGCTGATCCTCCCCATTCAAGGCGAAGGCTCCAGCAACATGACGATGG CAAACTGTGACATCAGCCTGAAATGGACCGGCAAGCTGGTGGAAAAGAGCGGCAAACAGTTCTACCAGATCGACAAGTTTAAGGTGCATTTTGACACCACGCGGTTCTACATGGACTTCACGAACCTGTTCAATGGAGACAAGGCGCTCGGCGATAATATGAACGTATTCCTGAACGACAACTGGCAGGATATTTTGAAGGAACTGAAGCCCGCAATCGCGGCGGCCTTTACGCAGATTTTCGAGTCCGTTATTGGCAACGTTTTCAGCAAGGTGCCGTACAGTGAGCTGTATTTGGC TAAATTACCGGAACGATTTACCAACCTGATCGTCGGTCACTACTTG GTATCCGGATTCTTCTTCGTGACTGATATCAAGAACCAGAAAGCCAATATGCAAGCTTCGGTGGCTGTACTGATCGTTGGCACGTTGCTTGCTCCAGGAAGTGGACTTAAATTGC CTCCATCATATACACGATGTAATCCCGGAGACGACCCATGCATCACTCAAGCTATAACGAACACATTCCACAACTTTAAGGATGGTGTGCCAGCACTTGGATTGGCCTCATTGGATCCTTTACGAATCGATGCAATGGACATTGTACAGGGCGACGGTCCTGTCGCTATTGAGCTGAACTTCAAAGATGTGGATATTTCCGGCTTCAAGGATGTCATCGTGAAAAAGGCCAA AGGTTTCACGGAATCTCCGCATgttatggagatgaatttacTATTACCGGTAACTTCACTCATTGGTAAATACAAAATCAACGGTAAAGTGCTTATATTGCCTATTCAAGGTGAAGGGCACAGCAACATGACTATGG TGAACTGTGACTTTACCATGAAGTGgaatggagcattggagaaacgAAGCAACGGCAAGGAGTACTATAAgatgaacaaaattaaagcCACGTTGGACACCACGCGGTTCTACATGCAACTGACGAACCTGTTCAATGGCGACAAGCTGCTCGGCGATAATATGAACCAATTCCTAAATGACAACTGGGAAGATATTCTCAAGGAGCTAAAACCTGCAATTATTGCTTcttttacaaacatttttcgTGCTATAATTGTTAATGTTTTCGAGAACGTTCCTTACAATGAACTATTTCTATCCAAAGCCTAA
- the LOC131272250 gene encoding uncharacterized protein LOC131272250, with amino-acid sequence MKYDQNRELLPISLVFLIVFRFICAAETESNSAEETIIEDFFICRTCGNDVSLTNLAFDKYSPLALSATNHTFSEKRTILVQEVQNPRGIRFNIFLVKQANCAKVHPWSSKSTWFPGYAWKVCVCPKCHTLIGWMFEPIENATAELNFPSDGGFYALIFQHIISEGYANSLLMKEKALRDN; translated from the exons ATGAAGTACGATCAAAACCGTGAACTTCTGCCAatttctttggtctttttaatagtttttcgATTTATATGTGCTGCCGAAACGGAAAGTAACAGCGCGGAAGAGACAATCATTGAAG ATTTCTTTATCTGCCGCACGTGTGGAAACGATGTTAGCCTAACGAATCTAGCATTTGACAAGTACAGCCCGCTGGCATTGAGCGCAACCAATCACACTTTTTCGGAAAAGCGTACAATACTCGTACAGGAAGTACAAAACCCTCGCGGCATTCGGTTTAACATCTTTCTCGTCAAGCAAGCCAACTGTGCGAAAGTTCATCCG TGGAGCAGCAAATCGACGTGGTTTCCAGGATACGCATGGAAAGTTTGTGTTTGCCCTAAGTGCCATACGCTCATTGGATGGATGTTTGAGCCGATCGAAAACGCTACTGCAGAGCTCAATTTCCCTTCGGACGGTGGTTTCTACGCGCTTATCTTTCAACACATCATCTCCGAAGGAT ACGCAAACTCTTTGCTTATGAAAGAGAAAGCATTAAGAGATAACTGA
- the LOC131260395 gene encoding uncharacterized protein LOC131260395 — translation MTDLSTNACFDALSVLNNVHLVENVCSICGASHYTQNCPEYAKGDHVKDKPSLNLSRSSVPNGLLIMDTQQGSCVVTSQKFAKGTRFGPLLAQKSYVPIKNIPFPLVLFAGPYYQSHQPQDEYSSELQTLFGSGRNVYLDTRNETKCNWMIHVSLARFSNEQNLICYQENDEIYYTAVKDIELGDILRVWYSRNYATKIGASLLESSPYDMCNNILRSVSMDYGFDLERGFTMDEYNHPPVTVGSSGNSSSAGVNTGCSNSTNISSSSSTIMAPNVSCSTSNVMISSVFDDHNSLLHGMSGGAGGGEMLDIDSNNNSSTFCSAVAGVKGTASSTLTSYDKVSLPPIDSLMKTSSPKYASTSSQQHIFDIDLLGVPVSSAATVLSHHPTNVPDLVDEYFNSPSFVYSSHLGPHLHSHQPQDQPDHVHFQSFHQNQQQQQHVGILSSTQQDTAQELRLGRDLYSTEQQGHTVQSASHHLHQHHHHNQHNHHGHQQPIASNTTLPDYQCLPDDTLSPADLINISLGASDINIAFDSAFSDAGGVADLVGGSNVGAHPMLAYEGTNDGVEEAFGDGAGFDLMATTSSTGSGTGIAASSGVVGMEKLHSRFSSSSDSLITLNDANLSMAAVTPTSTIVSSALGGPEVDVDKKYVCEVCLRKYMTKSNLDKHVRKHNLFLCVFCMKLFQQADELKEHECTERKSKTAYLHCPKCLKVLSNSWSLQRHMKIHKDLTPEEATPLQGGASGGGTAEEVGKLGKFGEGTNNSHTTTNTAAATTTPKEPIPYEDLSNSTPIEELKPTIDVTEGGIVDTTAALMGSGSEGPTEKVEAKLPNPRQEQHLLTEAEIKKEHAPVRVMTALSPSSPSVGLVGGTGAVLSNHSSVPVTNTSSSQDMLTNVQAPNGKQLYKCIVCSKLFKNPNALEKHLRKVHTVYTISNDYKSEKKVLSQLNQKKTSPIKPAIAKALATKLSQKSKKQEEMAAAAAAAAAAAAAQALAMANTDQHHPDGPLSHLRASPIQSKGSGVVGGATELGTLIPSQPRPYARKKNSIGISTSDGSFGNTVTHPLAGGNGKHTTLHLGSTGRTEAAVVAHNSKENGGGGLQNVTSIANGGSTAAMASTGPAAKSHSIIIISNVELTNNNLVDTSQLFLNQGTAHHGGVVGNNGVGALSSKIDVKVLNATDQLPKLVPISNHHHHQRNHHAQHQHHPHVVPQTQGQSGATTVQLSGTTIVVPPATTLPGHSSTNGGAMHETSVYPSGSTTFVRGKADNSETDAGTASRDTIVNVSLSSTLARNDAQMLNSVGSVVDQTTSVLEDVFMDEKGHSMEGATSVISHDELSNDNDCAAMIDEPNNAQLSQTFPCEECDRTFTKNYQLKRHMEIHDSVYYTCPYCDRLPLKAKASLRKHLYNAHPERAPPKEQINKFISTLVVTDENVLHELTLKNMRKIRNKSAKMQAKQAQQQQQLQQHVSQQGAAQHSPQQRHLLVTNVGDFNESAGENVSAPSPEPAASGGGVILYENGLSDSILDEQGEEMLSFKTIFPTEEGSIGESSMDQLDHVALENCDQSSTCSSNTTNHGPVACSEDKKRKSRTEHREQYVMQQQQQQQQQRRQSETHSPTAGGSYVKCTGGNSIDDGVIVGDGKRMKILNVSTEGGSGSGLQRLNICGNDTSRESMLIGSRFPANRTAPTTTTPASNGAGTALRYLRKNQYPHGSGIVSPTSTSSMETTTPSTSSSMSLMSHNGQQQQQPQQQSHHHNHHHHGTGPNSALDGGGQLNLDSLFGNISIDNYEFDDNATIQSFSLIEEKFKTSFDQIQEKLDAELPFDEEQIKWQNNLMANDSSSEIGDKLLTGEENIMLI, via the exons ATGACCGACCTATCCACGAATGCATGTTTTGATGCATTATCAGTGCTGAACAATGTACACCTCGTCGAAAATG TGTGCAGCATCTGCGGCGCATCGCATTACACCCAGAACTGCCCAGAGTACGCCAAGGGAGATCAT GTTAAGGATAAGCCCTCGCTTAACCTTTCAAGGTCATCGGTGCCGAACGGCCTGCTGATAATGGACACCCAGCAGGGCAGTTGTGTCGTGACGTCGCAAAAGTTTGCCAAAGGAACCCGCTTCGGCCCGCTGCTTGCCCAGAAGTCCTACGTGCCGATCAAGAATATTCCATTTCCGCTCGTGCTGTTCGCCGGACCGTACTACCAGTCACACCAGCCGCAGGACGAGTACAGCAGCGAGCTGCAGACGCTGTTCGGCAGCGGCCGCAACGTGTACCTGGACACGCGGAACGAAACCAAATGCAACTGGATGATCCATGTCAGCCTGGCCCGGTTTTCGAACGAGCAGAATCTCATTTGCTATCAG GAAAACGACGAAATCTACTACACCGCAGTGAAGGACATCGAGTTGGGAGATATACTGCGGGTGTGGTACTCGCGCAACTACGCCACCAAGATCGGAGCATCTCTGCTGGAATCCAGCCCGTACGATATGTGTAACAACATTCTGCGTTCTGTCAGCATGGACTACGGGTTTGATTTGGAGAGAGGGTTCACGATGGATGAATACAACCATCCGCCGGTGACAGTGGGGAGCAGTGGCAATAGCAGCAGTGCTGGGGTCAATACTGGTTGTAGCAATAGCACCAACATCAGCAGTAGTAGCAGTACCATAATGGCTCCCAATGTTAGCTGCAGCACGTCCAACGTGATGATCTCATCCGTTTTTGATGATCACAACTCACTGTTGCATGGTATGAGTGGAGGTGCTGGTGGAGGTGAAATGCTCGACATAGACAGCAACAACAATAGCAGTACTTTCTGCTCTGCCGTGGCAGGTGTTAAAGGGACAGCATCATCCACCCTTACGTCGTACGATAAGGTGTCCCTTCCACCGATCGATAGCCTAATGAAAACATCTTCACCCAAGTATGCCAGTACTTCCTCGCAGCAGCACATTTTCGATATCGATCTGCTCGGTGTCCCGGTGTCCTCGGCGGCTACGGTGCTATCACATCACCCGACAAACGTGCCAGATTTGGTGGATGAATACTTTAACTCGCCCTCTTTCGTGTACTCTAGTCATCTTGGGCCGCATCTACACAGTCATCAACCACAGGATCAACCGGATCACGTACACTTCCAAAGCTTCCACCAgaaccaacagcaacagcagcatgtGGGAATCTTGTCATCAACACAGCAGGACACAGCCCAGGAGCTGCGCCTTGGACGAGATCTTTACTCAACCGAGCAGCAGGGACACACCGTGCAAAGTGCATCCCATCATCTCCATCAGcatcaccaccacaaccagcACAACCACCATGGCCATCAGCAGCCGATCGCGTCGAATACAACGTTGCCTGACTATCAGTGTCTTCCGGATGATACCCTTAGCCCGGCAGATCTCATCAACATTTCTCTCGGCGCCAGCGACATCAACATTGCATTCGATTCAGCGTTCAGTGATGCCGGTGGAGTAGCGGATCTAGTGGGTGGGAGCAATGTAGGCGCCCACCCAATGCTAGCATACGAGGGCACAAATGATGGCGTTGAAGAAGCGTTCGGCGATGGTGCCGGGTTCGATCTGATGGCCACAACGAGCTCCACCGGGAGCGGTACCGGTATTGCGGCGAGTAGTGGTGTAGTTGGGATGGAAAAACTGCACAGCCGTTTTTCATCGTCGTCCGATTCGCTAATCACACTGAACGATGCAAACCTTTCGATGGCCGCCGTCACGCCGACATCGACGATCGTTTCCTCCGCCCTTGGCGGACCGGAGGTGGACGTCGACAAGAAGTACGTTTGTGAGGTATGCCTGCGGAAGTACATGACGAAGTCAAACCTCGATAAGCACGTTCGCAAACATAATCTCTTTCTGTGCGTGTTCTGCATGAAGCTCTTCCAGCAGGCTGACGAGCTCAAGGAACACGAATGTACGGAGCGAAAGTCTAAAACGGCTTACCTGCACTGTCCGAAGTGTTTGAAGGTGCTCTCTAACTCGTGGTCACTGCAAAGACACATGAAAATACATAAGGATCTCACCCCGGAAGAGGCAACGCCGCTACAGGGGGGTGCATCTGGTGGTGGAACGGCGGAAGAGGTGGGAAAATTAGGAAAGTTTGGCGAAGGAACGAACAACAgtcacaccaccaccaatacTGCCGCCGCGACTACAACCCCAAAGGAACCGATACCGTATGAGGATCTGTCCAATTCGACACCCATCGAGGAGCTAAAGCCGACCATTGACGTTACAGAAGGGGGAATTGTCGACACCACAGCGGCACTGATGGGTTCTGGCAGCGAAGGACCCACTGAAAAAGTGGAGGCAAAGTTGCCCAACCCGCGCCAAGAACAGCATTTGCTCACGGAGGCTGAAATCAAAAAGGAACACGCCCCTGTCAGGGTGATGACCGCATTATCTCCCTCATCCCCTTCGGTTGGACTGGTGGGGGGCACCGGTGCCGTTCTGTCGAATCACAGCAGCGTCCCGGTAACGAACACTAGCTCCAGCCAGGATATGCTGACAAACGTGCAGGCGCCAAATGGCAAGCAGCTGTACAAGTGCATCGTCTGCTCGAAGCTGTTCAAAAACCCAAACGCACTCGAGAAGCATCTGCGCAAGGTGCACACAGTTTATACGATTTCGAACGATTACAAGTCGGAGAAGAAAGTATTGAGCCAACTGAACCAGAAGAAAACGTCCCCCATTAAGCCGGCAATTGCGAAGGCACTCGCGACGAAGCTGTCGCAGAAGAGCAAAAAACAGGAAGAAATGGCTGCAGCTGCCgcggctgctgcggctgcggcAGCGGCCCAAGCCCTGGCGATGGCTAATACTGACCAACACCACCCGGATGGGCCTCTATCGCATCTACGTGCATCTCCGATTCAATCCAAAGGAAGTGGTGTAGTTGGCGGTGCTACGGAACTCGGTACCTTAATACCGTCGCAACCCAGACCGTatgctaggaagaaaaattCTATCGGAATTAGCACTTCGGATGGAAGCTTCGGCAACACCGTAACTCATCCACTTGCcggaggaaatggaaaacacacCACGCTGCACCTCGGTTCCACCGGGCGAACGgaggctgctgttgttgcgcaCAACTCCAAGGAGAACGGCGGTGGAGGTTTGCAAAATGTAACATCGATTGCAAATGGTGGAAGCACTGCTGCGATGGCCAGCACGGGCCCGGCTGCAAAGTCGCACAGCATTATCATTATCTCGAACGTGGAACTCACCAACAACAATCTGGTCGATACTAGTCAACTATTCTTGAATCAAGGCACGGCCCACCACGGTGGTGTGGTGGGTAATAACGGCGTAGGCGCATTAAGTAGTAAGATCGACGTGAAAGTATTAAACGCTACAGACCAACTACCGAAACTGGTGCCAATTTccaaccatcaccaccaccagcgtaACCATCATGCGCAACATCAACACCATCCACATGTCGTTCCCCAAACGCAGGGCCAATCCGGTGCTACAACGGTGCAGCTTTCCGGGACGACCATCGTTGTACCGCCTGCTACAACGCTACCTGGACACAGCTCAACGAATGGTGGCGCTATGCATGAAACCAGTGTTTACCCGTCGGGATcgaccacttttgtacgtGGTAAGGCTGATAATAGCGAAACAGATGCAGGCACCGCATCAAGAGATACGATCGTAAACGTGTCACTGTCATCAACGTTGGCTCGAAACGATGCGCAAATGCTTAACTCTGTTGGATCAGTGGTGGATCAAACTACCAGTGTCCTAGAGGATGTGTTTATGGATGAGAAGGGCCATTCGATGGAGGGGGCCACTTCTGTGATCAGCCATGATGAACTATCC AACGATAATGATTGCGCCGCGATGATCGATGAACCCAACAATGCACAGCTATCGCAAACATTTCCCTGCGAAGAATGCGATCGTACTTTCACGAAG aATTACCAACTAAAacgtcatatggaaatacacgACAGTGTGTACTACACCTGTCCATACTGTGATCGTCTACCGCTCAAAGCGAAAGCATCACTGCGCAAGCATCTGTACAATGCCCACCCAGAGCGTGCGCCGCCAAAGGAGCAGATAAACAAGTTTATTTCTACCCTCGTGGTTACCGACGAAAACGTGCTGCACGAGCTGACCCTGAAAAATATGCGCAAAATTCGCAACAAGAGCGCCAAAATGCAGGCCAAACAggcgcaacaacaacagcaactgcAACAGCACGTTAGCCAGCAGGGTGCCGCGCAGCATTCACCACAGCAGAGGCATCTGCTGGTGACTAACGTTGGCGATTTTAATGAGTCGGCAggcgaaaacgtttccgcccCTTCCCCGGAACCGGCCGCAAGTGGAGGCGGTGTTATTTTGTACGAGAATGGACTATCTGATTCGATACTCGACGAGCAGGGCGAGGAAATGCTTTCCTTTAAAACTATATTCCCTACCGAGGAGGGCAGCATTGGTGAATCTTCGATGGATCAGTTGGACCACGTGGCGTTGGAAAATTGCGATCAAAGCAGCACGTGCAGCAGTAATACCACGAACCATGGTCCGGTCGCTTGCAGCGAGGATAAAAAGCGAAAATCGAGAACAGAACATCGCGAGCAGTATGTtatgcagcaacagcagcagcagcagcagcagcgaaggCAAAGCGAAACCCATTCGCCAACTGCCGGAGGTAGCTATGTTAAATGCACCGGCGGAAACAGCATCGACGACGGGGTGATTGTTGGTGACGGCAAACGCATGAAGATCCTTAATGTATCCACCGAGGGTGGAAGTGGTAGTGGTTTGCAGCGATTAAACATTTGCGGAAACGATACATCAAGGGAGAGTATGCTGATAGGCTCACGCTTTCCAGCAAATAGAACggcaccaacaacaaccacaccaGCTTCTAACGGCGCAGGGACTGCGCTTCGATATTTACGTAAAAATCAGTACCCTCACGGTAGCGGCATCGTTTCCCCAACCAGTACTAGTAGCATGGAGACGACGACTCCTAGCACCTCTTCGTCAATGTCGCTTATGTCTCACaatggccagcagcagcagcagccacaacaacaatctcatcatcataaccaccaccatcacggcACTGGCCCGAACAGTGCACTAGATGGAGGCGGTCAGCTAAACCTAGACAGTCTGTTCGGAAATATATCGATCGACAACTACGAATTCGACGACAATGCTACCATTCAGTCGTTTAGTTTGATTGAGGAGAAGTTTAAAACGTCGTTCGATCAAATACAAGAAAAGCTCGATGCCGAGCTCCCGTTCGACGAAGAGCAAATAAAGTGGCAGAACAACCTGATGGCAAACGATTCCTCAAGCGAAATCGGAGATAAGCTGCTCACCGGGGAAGAGAACATAATGCTTATTTAG